In a genomic window of Micromonospora cremea:
- a CDS encoding sugar phosphate isomerase/epimerase family protein, translated as MNDSQHGMSRRRMLGALAGVAGAAAVGATGLASPALAGNGLLVPTGKRGIILYSVRDRISAVPDATEVPYGFERVLGRLAEIGYKEVEFAGYTQHSSILGRQITPEEIRKILDDNGLRANGSHASVPGTVNPTTIAQFEQQLDIAETLGMTHIGTGNDPTGSNYKADWDAAVDRWNTFGEMAAARGLKLYTHNHDAAYNFLLDSGPLDAQGRPTRSSGVRKLEYFIGLTNPEWVWFEMDIYWAHVAQHRFRSYTDPDGVTQTRIFDPLAVVAAQPIRFPLFHAKDGTYNPASAAGYEMVPLGEGDIDYGNFFANMGAKGYHNPMWEQDNAPGGAADPGRSLRFAEISYQHMSGLRG; from the coding sequence ATGAACGACAGTCAGCACGGAATGAGCCGTCGCCGGATGCTCGGCGCCCTGGCCGGCGTCGCCGGCGCGGCAGCGGTCGGAGCCACCGGCCTGGCCTCCCCGGCCCTCGCCGGCAACGGCCTGCTGGTCCCAACCGGCAAGCGCGGCATCATCCTCTACAGCGTCCGGGACCGGATCAGCGCCGTCCCGGACGCCACCGAGGTGCCCTACGGCTTCGAGCGGGTGCTCGGTCGGCTCGCCGAGATCGGCTACAAGGAGGTGGAGTTCGCCGGCTACACGCAGCACAGCTCCATCCTGGGCCGGCAGATCACCCCCGAGGAGATCCGCAAGATCCTTGACGACAACGGGCTGCGCGCCAACGGCTCGCACGCCTCGGTGCCAGGCACCGTCAACCCGACCACCATCGCGCAGTTCGAGCAGCAGCTGGACATCGCTGAGACGCTGGGCATGACCCACATCGGCACCGGCAACGACCCGACCGGCAGCAACTACAAGGCCGACTGGGACGCCGCCGTCGACCGGTGGAACACCTTCGGCGAGATGGCCGCCGCTCGGGGGCTGAAGCTCTACACGCACAACCACGACGCGGCGTACAACTTCCTGCTCGACAGCGGGCCGCTGGACGCCCAGGGCCGGCCGACCCGGTCGTCGGGGGTGCGGAAGCTGGAGTACTTCATCGGGCTGACCAACCCGGAGTGGGTCTGGTTCGAGATGGACATCTACTGGGCGCACGTGGCCCAGCACCGGTTCCGCAGCTACACCGACCCGGACGGGGTGACCCAGACCAGGATCTTCGACCCGCTGGCCGTGGTCGCGGCCCAGCCGATCCGGTTCCCGCTGTTCCACGCGAAGGACGGCACGTACAACCCGGCCAGCGCGGCCGGGTACGAGATGGTGCCGCTCGGCGAGGGTGACATCGACTACGGGAACTTCTTCGCCAACATGGGCGCGAAGGGTTATCACAACCCGATGTGGGAGCAGGACAACGCACCGGGCGGCGCCGCCGACCCGGGCCGCTCGCTGCGGTTCGCGGAGATCAGCTACCAGCACATGTCGGGTCTGCGGGGCTGA